Proteins encoded within one genomic window of Thioploca ingrica:
- a CDS encoding sodium/hydrogen exchanger yields the protein MRPVPVYEKEFTAVLTQRPKKGEVDALIIRPTMEKKFFILFTLSLLLQPTQLLAGTHEMGEGLLNSIGISILSATFLAYFAYIIKQPLILAYLAAGIVIGPQMGFGLVTSEHDIEIIAEIGLILLLFMIGLEFDLKKLRESGSSIIITGIWQFILCVAMGLGYCYLLGFTFSGQEPFEYEIWGIHLMGGPYDLWYLAICLGISSTTIVVKLLYSKFELDTLAGRITLGVLVFQDIWAIVILGIQPNLANPEVITILWSFAKGGFLVIISLLISRYLLGNVFKQFAKLPELVLVASLGWCVLVCGIANYFGLSLEMGALIAGAAISTFPYNLDVIAKIVSIRDFFITLFFVALGMQIPSPLANLGILGIAIILALFLIATRFLAVFPLLYFLHNGNRVSLLAAINLSQLSEFALVIASLGISNHHIGPDILTIIVFVFVITSVISTYMISYSHPLQAKLSQLVATIGFKDIENAPPEEEPVIAKEIALLGFFRTASSLIKEMEELDSSLKEKLVVIDLNPVVHQKLQAHGVKVIYGDISHLETLHHAGIAQAKIVISSIPDTMLKGTDNLKIIIKMKKLCPHAKIIVTAESPSRALKMYHEGADYVLLPRVVVADHLIDILDGMLKGNLETFLKKNEIEKLTGREEIIN from the coding sequence ATGCGCCCCGTCCCCGTCTATGAAAAAGAATTCACGGCTGTATTGACTCAGCGTCCAAAAAAGGGTGAGGTAGATGCCCTTATTATAAGGCCGACAATGGAAAAAAAGTTTTTTATTCTCTTTACTTTAAGTCTCTTGCTACAACCAACCCAATTATTGGCTGGTACTCATGAAATGGGAGAAGGTTTATTAAACAGCATTGGGATTAGCATTTTATCAGCGACTTTCCTCGCTTATTTCGCTTATATCATCAAACAACCGTTGATTCTCGCTTACCTTGCTGCGGGCATTGTTATTGGTCCACAAATGGGTTTCGGTTTGGTAACCAGTGAGCATGATATCGAAATCATTGCTGAAATTGGCCTAATCCTGTTGTTATTCATGATTGGTTTAGAGTTCGATTTAAAAAAGTTAAGAGAATCGGGTAGCTCAATCATAATTACCGGCATTTGGCAATTTATTCTCTGTGTAGCAATGGGATTGGGTTACTGTTATTTGCTGGGGTTTACTTTCAGTGGGCAAGAACCTTTCGAGTATGAGATCTGGGGAATTCACCTCATGGGTGGACCCTATGATTTATGGTATTTAGCTATCTGTCTGGGTATCAGCAGTACCACCATCGTCGTCAAACTATTATATTCAAAATTTGAATTAGATACCTTAGCGGGTCGTATCACGTTGGGAGTATTGGTATTTCAAGATATTTGGGCCATTGTTATATTAGGTATTCAACCGAATCTAGCTAATCCAGAAGTGATAACTATTCTCTGGTCGTTTGCCAAAGGCGGATTTCTGGTGATTATTAGCTTGTTAATTAGCCGTTACTTATTGGGAAATGTTTTTAAACAATTTGCTAAATTACCCGAATTAGTTTTAGTTGCTTCGTTAGGTTGGTGTGTATTGGTTTGTGGGATAGCAAATTATTTTGGTCTCTCTTTAGAAATGGGGGCTTTAATTGCGGGGGCGGCTATTTCAACTTTTCCTTATAATCTCGATGTCATTGCCAAAATTGTTAGTATTCGTGATTTCTTCATTACGTTGTTTTTTGTGGCATTAGGAATGCAAATTCCTAGCCCTTTAGCCAATCTTGGTATTTTGGGGATTGCGATTATACTGGCTTTATTTTTAATTGCCACTCGATTCCTGGCCGTTTTTCCGCTGCTGTATTTTCTCCACAATGGTAATCGAGTGAGTTTACTCGCTGCTATCAATCTTTCTCAACTCAGTGAATTTGCCTTAGTCATTGCGAGTTTAGGGATTAGTAACCACCATATTGGCCCAGATATTTTAACGATTATCGTGTTCGTGTTTGTTATTACCTCGGTTATCTCCACCTATATGATTTCATATAGCCATCCCTTGCAAGCTAAGCTTAGTCAACTGGTTGCTACCATCGGCTTCAAAGATATAGAAAACGCTCCTCCAGAAGAAGAACCGGTGATTGCTAAAGAAATCGCCCTATTAGGTTTTTTTCGGACTGCTAGTTCTCTCATTAAAGAAATGGAAGAGTTGGATAGTTCTTTAAAAGAAAAATTAGTCGTTATCGATCTGAATCCCGTGGTACATCAAAAATTACAAGCGCATGGTGTCAAAGTGATTTATGGCGATATCAGTCATTTAGAAACTCTGCATCATGCGGGTATTGCCCAGGCTAAGATTGTCATTTCTTCTATTCCAGATACGATGTTAAAAGGCACAGATAACCTTAAAATAATTATAAAAATGAAAAAACTTTGTCCTCATGCCAAAATTATTGTCACTGCAGAAAGTCCATCTCGTGCTCTCAAAATGTACCATGAGGGGGCTGATTATGTTTTATTACCACGGGTGGTGGTTGCTGATCACTTGATTGACATTTTAGATGGGATGTTAAAAGGAAATTTGGAAACGTTTCTTAAGAAAAATGAGATAGAAAAACTCACCGGGCGAGAAGAAATCATTAATTAA
- a CDS encoding membrane-anchored protein, producing MTMNIGYEVSSIILIGLFLATLVAQLISKKYHPLLYWSVILSTSTAGTTMSDYMDRTLGLGYAEGSMILMTCLLAIFAIWRLSESSLSVTDIKTSKVELLYWITILFSNTLGTALGDFLADDSGLGFSGGAALIGGLLGLLVMVNFYTKVSKVFLFWVAFVLTRPFGATLGDVLTKSPEKGGLNFGTVGSSLILVSILVIFIIYTTVNESRKAQLSMVGNGSTTNRLEYSE from the coding sequence ATGACCATGAATATTGGTTATGAGGTTAGCTCCATTATTTTGATTGGGCTGTTTCTGGCTACTCTTGTAGCTCAACTTATCTCGAAAAAATATCACCCACTGCTCTATTGGTCAGTCATTCTTTCAACCAGTACGGCGGGTACAACCATGTCAGATTATATGGACCGCACTTTAGGACTTGGGTACGCTGAAGGCTCAATGATTTTAATGACTTGTTTGTTAGCCATTTTTGCCATCTGGCGTCTTAGCGAGAGTTCGCTGTCTGTTACCGATATTAAAACTTCTAAAGTTGAATTGCTTTATTGGATTACGATTTTGTTTTCAAATACGCTGGGTACGGCCTTAGGTGATTTCTTGGCTGATGATTCTGGTCTTGGGTTTTCAGGAGGAGCGGCTTTAATTGGCGGATTACTGGGATTGTTAGTTATGGTTAATTTTTACACCAAAGTTTCTAAAGTCTTCTTATTTTGGGTTGCATTCGTCTTAACCCGCCCATTCGGTGCAACCTTAGGGGATGTTCTTACAAAATCACCTGAAAAAGGTGGCCTTAACTTTGGCACGGTTGGCTCTTCTCTGATTCTGGTTTCAATACTGGTAATCTTCATCATTTATACTACCGTGAATGAAAGTCGGAAGGCACAGCTCAGTATGGTGGGCAACGGTTCTACCACCAACCGGTTAGAATACTCTGAGTAA
- a CDS encoding membrane protein has translation MKFRYYLRQFKLSQFLVRSLTYLLTIVTLLFILLALTGQIVRDRTVELGLLMYIPVLPLGLWTTALDLWQAGYSLPGFRFGLTLIGLGMMTWGEMSMTGQGAIPGHFNSDTQVSVLHWNISWGGNGSRTGWTSISHDIMQRHPDIAILTETPPKFKLNRFLNKPMGWSMVMYEESWHNPLAICSSWPIQLEQFVKIRDGVAMTVLVQVKNRPLRILAVDGKRNMSRRMTIMSHQLLPRWRTPLLSDIAQFIAQSDQQGKPIDIIAGDFNTISRSLGFDVFAQLGGGYYLASKYSSDWRGTWMSILPLYDIDHIWVHKHFLGLSTDIFTNLATDHRGQLVNFHLPTTSL, from the coding sequence ATGAAATTTAGGTATTACCTACGCCAATTCAAGCTAAGTCAATTCTTAGTTCGTTCCTTAACCTATTTATTAACCATAGTCACTCTCCTTTTTATTTTATTAGCACTGACTGGTCAAATAGTCCGTGATCGTACTGTAGAGCTAGGATTACTCATGTATATTCCAGTGCTACCACTGGGACTCTGGACGACCGCATTAGATTTATGGCAAGCCGGTTATAGTTTACCTGGTTTCCGCTTTGGTCTCACTTTAATCGGATTGGGGATGATGACTTGGGGAGAAATGAGCATGACCGGGCAAGGGGCAATCCCAGGTCACTTTAATTCTGATACCCAAGTATCCGTTTTACATTGGAATATTTCCTGGGGTGGCAATGGTAGTAGAACGGGATGGACATCGATTAGCCATGACATTATGCAGCGGCATCCCGATATTGCTATTCTGACGGAAACACCACCCAAATTTAAACTTAATCGCTTTCTTAATAAACCAATGGGGTGGTCTATGGTCATGTACGAAGAAAGCTGGCATAATCCATTAGCCATTTGTTCTTCATGGCCAATTCAACTGGAACAGTTTGTCAAAATCCGTGATGGGGTAGCGATGACTGTTTTAGTCCAGGTGAAAAATCGTCCTTTACGAATATTAGCGGTGGATGGGAAGCGAAATATGTCAAGACGAATGACGATCATGTCTCATCAACTCTTACCTCGATGGCGAACTCCCCTGTTAAGTGATATTGCTCAATTTATCGCTCAGAGTGATCAACAGGGTAAACCGATTGATATTATTGCGGGTGATTTTAATACCATCAGTCGTAGTTTAGGTTTTGATGTGTTTGCTCAACTCGGGGGTGGATATTATTTAGCTTCTAAATATTCTTCTGATTGGCGAGGTACTTGGATGTCTATCTTACCTTTATATGATATTGACCATATTTGGGTACATAAACATTTTCTAGGACTTAGTACTGACATTTTTACTAACTTAGCGACTGATCATCGAGGACAATTGGTCAACTTTCATTTACCCACCACTTCTCTTTAA
- a CDS encoding UDP-galactopyranose mutase — translation MKVDWLIVGAGFTGSVLAERIASQLGQKVLVVEQRHHIGGNAYDYYNEHGVLVHQYGPHIFHTNAKLIWDYLSQFTQWYSYYHHVLAVVDGNQIPLPFNLNSLYALFPPHYADKLVQQLLEQYGFNVKVPILKIRQEARGDDLTFLADYIYKKVFYNYTLKQWNFTPEELSPSVTARVPIYISRDDRYFQDQFQGLPKQGYTVLFQRLLSHPNIKILLNTSYQEIKTEIGYQNMIFTGAIDEFFEYQYGELPYRSLEFQSIYTHQNQIQPVGTINYPNEYHYTRTTEFKHLTGQQVYGSTYVEEYPQPYQPGKNIPYYPIPKTEYRELYKKYQQEADKLEGRVVFAGRLADYQYYNMDQAVARALSLFERIISKT, via the coding sequence ATGAAAGTAGATTGGCTGATTGTGGGGGCTGGTTTTACTGGGAGCGTATTGGCGGAGCGGATTGCCTCTCAATTAGGACAAAAAGTGTTGGTGGTAGAACAACGCCACCATATTGGCGGTAATGCTTATGATTATTATAATGAGCACGGGGTATTAGTTCATCAATATGGTCCACATATTTTTCACACCAATGCCAAATTGATTTGGGATTATTTAAGTCAATTTACTCAATGGTATAGTTATTATCATCATGTTTTAGCGGTGGTTGATGGTAACCAAATACCTTTGCCTTTCAATCTTAATTCGCTTTATGCCCTGTTTCCACCCCACTATGCCGATAAGTTAGTGCAACAGTTGCTTGAGCAATATGGCTTTAATGTTAAAGTGCCGATTTTAAAAATTCGTCAGGAAGCACGCGGTGATGATTTAACCTTTTTAGCGGATTATATTTACAAAAAGGTATTTTATAATTATACGCTGAAACAATGGAATTTCACTCCAGAAGAATTATCACCATCAGTCACAGCACGGGTACCGATTTATATCAGTCGTGATGATCGGTATTTTCAAGATCAATTTCAAGGGTTACCAAAACAAGGTTATACGGTGTTATTTCAACGGCTATTAAGTCATCCCAATATTAAAATTTTACTCAATACTTCCTACCAAGAAATTAAAACGGAAATTGGGTATCAAAACATGATTTTTACGGGGGCAATTGATGAATTTTTTGAATACCAATATGGAGAACTACCCTATCGTAGTTTAGAGTTTCAATCCATTTATACTCACCAAAATCAAATTCAGCCAGTAGGAACGATCAATTATCCTAACGAGTACCATTACACTCGGACGACTGAGTTTAAACACTTAACTGGACAACAAGTCTATGGCAGTACTTACGTAGAAGAATATCCGCAGCCTTATCAGCCGGGTAAAAATATTCCTTACTATCCGATTCCAAAAACCGAATATCGAGAATTATATAAAAAATATCAACAAGAAGCGGATAAACTGGAGGGTCGAGTGGTATTTGCTGGTCGGTTAGCGGACTATCAATATTACAATATGGATCAGGCGGTAGCGAGGGCTTTGAGTTTATTTGAACGGATTATTAGCAAAACTTAA
- a CDS encoding hemerythrin HHE cation binding region: protein MKVVQQMNFIRWSDQYSVNIKLIDDQHKHLIKLINKMHEIILVGGNQKKVELIIEKLFEYTNYHFKTEEKLLETYSYPNWQIHRKEHDDLLKQLLKLKVRLVKGSTTVSLEVFAFLNNWLVNHILASDKKYSSYLNSKGVF, encoded by the coding sequence ATGAAAGTAGTACAACAGATGAACTTCATCAGGTGGTCTGATCAATATAGCGTGAATATTAAATTAATTGATGATCAACATAAACATTTAATTAAACTGATTAATAAAATGCATGAAATAATCCTGGTCGGTGGCAATCAGAAAAAAGTAGAACTAATAATTGAGAAACTGTTTGAATATACTAACTATCATTTTAAAACAGAAGAAAAATTACTGGAAACGTATTCTTACCCTAATTGGCAAATTCATAGAAAAGAACATGATGATCTCCTAAAGCAACTACTAAAACTAAAGGTAAGGCTTGTCAAAGGGAGTACCACAGTCTCATTAGAAGTATTCGCTTTTTTAAATAATTGGCTAGTTAACCATATTTTAGCTTCAGATAAAAAATACTCATCGTATCTCAATTCCAAGGGAGTTTTTTAG
- a CDS encoding toxin of toxin-antitoxin (TA) system, with translation MIILDTHVLLWLDQGSTELGLQARDLADRALIQGELIVSAITFWETALLAERGRITLPSSIETWRVELLERGLQEVPVNGEIAITSTQLQNFHADPADRMITATAIFHHAILLTADRLILQWDNALKRHDARK, from the coding sequence ATGATTATATTGGATACGCATGTTTTACTCTGGTTAGATCAAGGTAGTACAGAGCTTGGTCTACAGGCCAGAGATTTGGCTGATCGTGCTTTAATTCAAGGTGAATTAATCGTTTCTGCGATCACTTTTTGGGAAACGGCACTGTTGGCTGAACGTGGACGTATTACACTACCTTCATCCATAGAGACATGGCGAGTAGAATTGCTGGAAAGGGGACTACAAGAAGTTCCGGTTAATGGAGAAATTGCAATTACTTCAACTCAACTACAAAATTTTCATGCTGATCCAGCTGATCGGATGATTACGGCCACTGCCATATTCCATCATGCTATATTGTTAACAGCAGATAGGTTGATTTTGCAATGGGATAATGCACTTAAACGACATGATGCGAGGAAATGA
- a CDS encoding prevent-host-death family protein, producing the protein MKTLQISEFQKNCQSFLHEVESTGETILLLREGVPVSQLSPYRSTPTKTLFGAHQGRLMIHGNILSPLKIQWDVLE; encoded by the coding sequence ATGAAAACTTTACAAATCTCAGAATTTCAAAAAAACTGTCAATCTTTTCTGCATGAAGTAGAAAGTACCGGAGAAACTATCCTATTACTACGAGAGGGTGTGCCGGTTAGCCAACTCAGTCCTTATCGATCTACACCAACTAAAACCCTGTTTGGTGCACACCAAGGACGGTTGATGATTCATGGAAATATTTTATCCCCACTTAAAATACAGTGGGACGTACTGGAATGA
- a CDS encoding gamma-glutamyl phosphate reductase gives MDLQEYMLRMGKQAREAAKILAKTPTKVKNQALEAIAQQLRQQQQLLLAANAKDLETGKAKGLDSALLDRLTLNDLRITNLIEGLHQVIALPDPVGAITDLNYRPSGIQVGKMRVPLGVVGMIYESRPNVTAEAAALCLKSGNATILRGGSESIHSNQAIAQCISAGLQAASLPSTAVQVIETTDRAAVGELIRLAKYVDVIIPRGGKSLIERISQEACIPVIKHLDGICHTYIDDQADLDKAITVAYNAKTQRYGTCNTMETLLVAAGIAAQVLPPLAEKYQAAGVELRGCPVTQAILPGIQSATAEDWDTEYLAPILSIRVVKDLDEAMEHICQHGSQHTDAIITENWNRARRFLTEVDSSSVMVNTSTRFADGFEYGLGAEIGISTDKFHARGPVGLEGLTSQKFIVLGDGQIRQ, from the coding sequence ATGGATTTACAAGAATACATGTTGCGTATGGGCAAACAAGCGCGTGAGGCAGCCAAAATCTTAGCTAAAACCCCAACCAAAGTGAAAAACCAAGCACTAGAAGCTATTGCACAACAATTAAGGCAACAACAGCAACTCTTGTTGGCAGCCAATGCGAAAGATTTAGAAACTGGCAAAGCGAAAGGTTTGGATTCTGCTTTACTGGATCGGCTCACTTTGAATGATTTACGCATCACTAACCTAATTGAAGGATTACACCAAGTGATCGCGTTACCGGATCCGGTCGGAGCGATTACTGATCTCAACTATCGTCCGAGTGGTATTCAAGTAGGAAAAATGCGCGTTCCGTTAGGGGTGGTGGGCATGATTTATGAATCGCGTCCCAATGTCACTGCCGAGGCGGCGGCATTATGTCTCAAGTCAGGAAATGCCACTATTCTACGAGGTGGTTCTGAATCTATCCATTCTAATCAAGCGATTGCTCAGTGTATTTCAGCGGGTTTGCAAGCCGCCAGTTTGCCTAGTACGGCAGTTCAAGTCATTGAAACGACCGATCGAGCCGCGGTGGGGGAGTTGATTCGCCTGGCAAAATATGTCGATGTCATTATTCCTCGCGGTGGTAAGAGTTTGATTGAACGGATTAGTCAAGAAGCCTGTATTCCGGTAATTAAACACTTAGATGGGATTTGTCACACGTATATCGATGACCAAGCGGATTTAGATAAAGCGATTACAGTTGCTTATAACGCTAAAACTCAACGATATGGCACTTGTAATACGATGGAAACTTTATTAGTGGCAGCAGGCATTGCTGCGCAAGTATTGCCTCCCTTGGCGGAAAAATATCAAGCGGCTGGTGTCGAATTAAGGGGTTGTCCGGTGACGCAAGCTATCTTACCTGGGATTCAATCGGCAACGGCAGAAGATTGGGACACTGAGTATTTAGCCCCGATTTTGTCAATCCGGGTAGTCAAAGATTTAGACGAAGCAATGGAACACATTTGCCAGCATGGTTCTCAACATACCGATGCCATCATTACTGAAAATTGGAATCGGGCGCGACGATTTTTAACAGAAGTGGATTCGAGTTCGGTGATGGTGAATACTTCCACTCGGTTTGCGGATGGCTTTGAATACGGTTTAGGTGCAGAAATTGGAATTAGCACGGATAAATTTCACGCCCGTGGACCTGTGGGGTTAGAAGGGTTAACTTCGCAAAAATTTATTGTGTTAGGGGATGGGCAGATTCGACAGTAG
- a CDS encoding UDP-glucuronosyltransferase produces the protein MKPIVLTTIGSLGDLYPYLALADGLKQRGYTPLIATSEMYRQRVESQGIDFWPVRPDIADWGDEMELYQRITDLKTGTEYVVRHLIMPHLRASVEDLSQVIPESALLITHPLTYAGPILAEKYKIPWISTALSPLTFFSKYDPPVLAPALWLRHFRRWGPHFYGFLFYLLRQSVRSWTAPVQQLRQELGLPPTQYDPLFEGQFSPHLTLAWFSPLLATPQPDWPVNTHVTGFLFYDRDKFSSETQFQVRQFLASGPPPIVFTLGSAMVRGASDFFNQSLEAILTLRKRAIFIVGAKLLDQLPEPLPANVLVLEYAPFSYLFSHAAAIVHQGGIGTLAQALRAGRPLLIVPFSHDQPDNAERAVRLGVARSLLRQKYTAKSAVRELRQLLEQPIYSEKAIEISKIIKSEEGIITTCNLIERYLTAKH, from the coding sequence ATGAAACCGATTGTCCTTACCACTATTGGTTCTTTAGGTGATTTATACCCCTACTTGGCATTAGCGGATGGCTTAAAACAACGCGGGTATACACCGCTGATTGCCACGAGCGAGATGTACCGACAACGCGTTGAAAGTCAAGGAATTGATTTTTGGCCAGTACGACCGGATATAGCCGATTGGGGCGATGAAATGGAATTGTATCAACGGATTACTGATTTAAAAACAGGTACAGAATATGTCGTAAGACATTTAATCATGCCTCATCTACGTGCGAGTGTTGAAGATTTATCTCAAGTTATTCCAGAATCGGCTCTCCTGATTACCCATCCGTTGACTTATGCCGGACCCATTTTGGCCGAAAAATATAAGATACCTTGGATATCAACGGCATTATCACCGCTCACTTTTTTCTCCAAATATGATCCGCCGGTTCTAGCGCCCGCACTGTGGTTAAGACATTTTCGCCGCTGGGGACCCCATTTTTATGGTTTTTTGTTTTATTTACTCCGACAATCTGTTCGTTCTTGGACTGCACCGGTTCAGCAATTACGCCAAGAATTAGGATTACCTCCAACGCAATACGATCCGCTATTTGAAGGACAATTTTCACCCCATCTGACTTTGGCTTGGTTTTCACCACTCTTGGCAACACCACAACCAGATTGGCCGGTTAATACTCACGTCACTGGTTTTTTGTTTTATGATCGCGATAAATTTTCCTCGGAAACGCAATTTCAAGTAAGGCAATTTCTAGCATCAGGTCCACCGCCAATTGTGTTTACCTTGGGATCGGCGATGGTTAGGGGAGCGAGTGATTTTTTTAACCAGAGTTTGGAAGCGATCTTAACGTTAAGAAAACGTGCTATTTTTATTGTGGGAGCAAAATTACTTGACCAGTTACCTGAACCTCTCCCGGCCAATGTTTTGGTACTAGAATATGCCCCTTTCTCTTATCTATTTTCTCATGCTGCCGCTATTGTTCATCAAGGTGGTATTGGTACTTTGGCACAAGCACTCCGCGCCGGGCGTCCCCTGTTGATAGTTCCATTCAGTCATGACCAACCTGATAATGCAGAACGTGCTGTCCGTTTAGGTGTTGCACGTTCCCTGTTGCGACAGAAATATACTGCTAAATCGGCTGTCCGTGAATTAAGGCAATTGTTAGAACAACCTATTTATAGTGAAAAAGCGATTGAAATAAGTAAAATAATTAAATCGGAAGAGGGAATTATCACGACCTGCAATCTCATAGAGAGATACCTAACTGCTAAGCATTGA
- a CDS encoding phospholipid/glycerol acyltransferase: protein MYELLLSITVAILIIVFIWLLRKGLKITLAAQQTDWGKTGLNYLDGLNRLFCKHYHRLQYTPIELPPQGAAIVVANHLSGLDPLLLVAVTRRPLRFLIAREQYERFGLKWLFQAIGCIPVDRGSRPEIALRAALRALEAGEVIALFPQGTFVLPGESQKIKKGSLWLAEHTNSPIYPAYISGISGMGYIFLSLLWRSHAVIASYPPLANSSNQQLEYLQALLEGRISSSLNEAIN, encoded by the coding sequence ATGTACGAACTGTTATTAAGTATCACAGTGGCTATTCTCATCATTGTTTTCATCTGGTTGCTTAGAAAAGGTTTAAAAATTACCTTAGCTGCTCAACAAACCGATTGGGGAAAAACGGGGTTAAATTATTTAGATGGCTTAAATCGACTTTTTTGTAAACATTACCATCGATTGCAATACACACCGATTGAGTTACCGCCACAGGGAGCCGCTATAGTCGTTGCCAATCATTTATCTGGATTGGATCCGCTCTTGTTAGTAGCGGTTACTCGCCGTCCTTTACGCTTTTTAATTGCGCGTGAACAATACGAACGATTTGGACTAAAATGGTTATTCCAAGCCATTGGTTGTATTCCGGTTGATCGAGGGAGTCGCCCAGAAATTGCATTGCGAGCGGCACTACGTGCTTTAGAAGCGGGCGAAGTGATTGCATTATTTCCCCAAGGTACTTTTGTGTTACCGGGAGAATCACAAAAAATAAAAAAAGGGAGTTTATGGTTGGCTGAGCATACGAATAGCCCGATTTATCCAGCTTATATTTCTGGTATTAGCGGAATGGGATATATTTTTCTGAGTTTATTATGGCGTAGCCATGCGGTTATTGCGAGTTATCCACCTTTGGCTAACTCTTCTAACCAACAACTAGAATATTTACAAGCCTTATTGGAAGGACGGATTTCATCTTCATTAAATGAAGCCATTAATTAA